The following proteins are co-located in the Deinococcus sp. KNUC1210 genome:
- a CDS encoding cytochrome P450, with protein sequence MKPAIAARRRAPREDLISYLLERGCTDLEILTECLTYGTAGMVTTREFISAAAWHFLTDADLKNEYLHAPEAERHAILQELLRLEPVVSQLYRRTLNDLEVDGVQIPAGSVLTLDLLDTNSDPALLGDSGEQVCPMRTLPRGVQPPVLAFGDGHHRCPGAFLAIRESDVFLRRLLMLDVRLVSPPSVTFNQTVRGYELRDFTLALD encoded by the coding sequence GTGAAGCCCGCGATTGCGGCCCGGCGCAGGGCTCCACGTGAAGACCTGATCAGCTATCTGCTGGAGCGCGGCTGTACCGACCTGGAGATTCTGACCGAGTGCCTGACCTACGGCACGGCGGGGATGGTCACCACCCGCGAATTTATCTCGGCGGCGGCGTGGCACTTTCTGACCGATGCCGACCTGAAGAACGAGTACCTGCATGCCCCCGAGGCCGAGCGGCACGCCATTCTTCAGGAGTTGCTGCGGCTCGAACCCGTGGTGTCTCAGCTGTATCGCCGCACCCTGAACGATCTGGAAGTAGACGGCGTACAGATTCCGGCAGGCAGCGTTCTGACGCTCGATCTCCTCGATACCAATTCCGATCCGGCACTGCTGGGTGACAGCGGCGAGCAGGTCTGCCCTATGCGGACGCTGCCCAGAGGCGTGCAGCCGCCGGTGCTGGCATTCGGAGACGGGCACCACCGCTGCCCCGGCGCGTTCCTGGCGATCCGTGAAAGCGACGTGTTTTTGCGCCGTCTGCTGATGCTGGATGTGCGGCTGGTTTCACCGCCCAGCGTGACATTTAACCAGACGGTACGGGGCTACGAGCTGCGCGATTTTACGCTGGCACTGGACTGA
- a CDS encoding cytochrome P450 — protein sequence MTASSCPRPAETVTQDERGHFHLHSFAAARQVLRSDDVRQAGFMAERVNDVPGLGRAPVLFAEGEHHHEMRRSTARYFTPVAVEGYQDMMARLADRLIADFVARGRANLDDLSLKMAVNVAAQVVGLTSSAIPGMEGRVMSFVEDGLDATPDTVHPGASCAATSTSLKCCHFSCST from the coding sequence TTGACAGCGTCTTCTTGCCCACGACCCGCCGAGACGGTCACGCAGGACGAACGCGGTCACTTCCATCTGCACAGCTTCGCGGCAGCCCGGCAGGTGCTCAGGAGCGACGATGTGCGGCAGGCGGGCTTCATGGCCGAGCGTGTCAACGATGTGCCGGGCCTGGGACGTGCTCCGGTGCTGTTCGCCGAAGGAGAGCACCATCACGAGATGCGCCGCTCCACGGCCCGTTACTTCACACCGGTTGCCGTTGAGGGCTATCAGGACATGATGGCACGGCTGGCAGACCGCCTGATTGCTGATTTTGTCGCTCGGGGCCGTGCCAATCTCGACGATCTCAGCCTGAAGATGGCCGTGAACGTGGCGGCGCAGGTGGTGGGCCTTACGAGCAGCGCCATTCCTGGCATGGAAGGCCGTGTGATGAGCTTCGTGGAAGATGGGCTGGACGCTACGCCGGATACGGTGCATCCGGGGGCAAGCTGCGCGGCTACATCAACCAGTCTAAAGTGCTGTCATTTTTCCTGCTCGACGTGA
- a CDS encoding GspH/FimT family pseudopilin translates to MQTPFRAGSGFTLVEMLVVLAIVGILMAMGILSLQRLSNPASNAARQISTTLMQVRTSAVSNTLAYRVSVVSNALVIESALHCNDTTGWTTQRNTTELPTGLTLTPSSTPFACFSSRGLAPTSGNVLLRDSKNRTFRIQVFAGGAIRVIANAS, encoded by the coding sequence ATGCAAACTCCATTTAGGGCAGGATCAGGATTCACACTGGTAGAAATGTTGGTTGTGCTTGCCATCGTTGGCATTCTGATGGCAATGGGCATCCTGTCGCTCCAACGGCTTAGCAATCCTGCCAGCAACGCCGCTCGGCAGATTTCGACCACGCTGATGCAGGTGCGGACCAGTGCCGTGTCGAATACCCTGGCTTACCGGGTGAGTGTGGTCAGCAACGCGCTCGTGATCGAGTCTGCGCTGCACTGTAATGACACCACCGGCTGGACAACCCAGCGCAACACCACAGAGTTGCCGACAGGACTGACTCTTACGCCCAGTTCCACACCCTTTGCCTGCTTCAGCTCGCGTGGTCTGGCGCCTACCAGCGGCAATGTGCTGCTCCGAGACAGCAAAAACCGCACCTTCCGCATTCAGGTCTTTGCTGGAGGCGCTATCAGGGTGATTGCCAATGCAAGCTGA
- a CDS encoding type II secretion system protein, translated as MQADRQAGFTLVELLVSIAILAVLMSTLISAFLFNAGLNTKSEMRSAAVRVAVNIVENYRNDNTYDSLPLNGATQTSNVTESGRTFRVVTTFCPPDMPSEMVCSSSARFIRVEVYNGTTEIYQTDSYFTQLVKPNS; from the coding sequence ATGCAAGCTGACCGTCAGGCGGGCTTTACCCTGGTTGAACTTCTGGTATCGATTGCCATTCTCGCTGTCCTGATGTCCACACTCATCTCAGCTTTTCTATTCAATGCAGGCCTGAACACCAAAAGCGAGATGCGGAGCGCTGCTGTCCGGGTTGCAGTAAATATCGTAGAGAACTATCGCAATGACAATACCTATGATTCGCTTCCACTAAACGGAGCGACCCAGACAAGCAACGTGACAGAAAGTGGACGTACCTTCAGAGTCGTTACGACCTTTTGTCCACCAGATATGCCTTCTGAGATGGTATGTAGCAGCTCTGCTCGCTTTATACGCGTTGAGGTTTATAATGGCACGACAGAAATCTATCAGACAGACTCCTATTTCACTCAACTCGTCAAGCCGAATTCATAA
- a CDS encoding PilW family protein, with product MNNQKSCFGFTLIELLVAMALSLIIVGVVFTLFSSTNKLNEADTGRVYTNQNLRTSLDLIANDLRQAGEGISGSYPISGVDFNSTNKTLTIRRNFSANVTVGGADVIVPNLPICQSLSSTITTIIVVRPTSSTTICPFNSASGTVPDILKPWIAYLSSNSSSPVPALLYNTSSKLATRVNVTAVTPTPTPLTGNSTVTVSGQSNTTASFAMGNSVLLPIDERVYSVDSSGILQLSVNGGPQQAIAYGIQNLSFDAIGVNSSGVTNHYSNFIITDPWSNLQSMTVTIQGSGGTGTQVNRTYATTIYPRNVIQSQ from the coding sequence ATGAATAATCAAAAATCTTGCTTCGGATTTACATTAATAGAGCTTCTTGTTGCAATGGCACTGTCTCTGATTATTGTCGGTGTGGTTTTCACACTGTTTAGCAGTACCAACAAGTTGAACGAAGCAGATACAGGTCGCGTCTACACCAATCAGAATCTTCGTACTTCCCTCGATCTGATCGCCAACGATCTGCGCCAGGCTGGCGAAGGGATTTCCGGTTCCTATCCAATTTCAGGCGTCGATTTCAATTCGACCAACAAAACTCTTACGATAAGACGCAATTTTTCTGCAAATGTGACAGTGGGTGGCGCGGATGTAATCGTTCCGAATTTACCAATTTGTCAGTCTCTCAGCAGTACCATCACTACCATTATTGTTGTCAGACCTACCAGCAGTACTACTATATGTCCTTTCAATAGTGCAAGCGGCACTGTGCCCGATATTCTCAAACCCTGGATTGCGTATCTCAGTTCCAATAGCAGCAGCCCAGTTCCAGCGCTCCTCTATAACACCAGCAGCAAACTGGCCACCCGTGTCAACGTCACGGCTGTTACACCGACACCTACGCCGCTCACAGGTAACAGCACTGTTACGGTGAGCGGGCAGTCAAATACTACCGCCAGTTTTGCTATGGGCAACAGCGTTCTGCTCCCGATTGATGAACGCGTGTACAGCGTGGATAGCAGCGGCATTCTGCAGTTGAGCGTGAATGGCGGCCCTCAACAGGCGATTGCCTACGGTATCCAGAATCTGAGCTTTGATGCCATAGGAGTTAACAGCAGTGGCGTCACGAACCATTACAGCAATTTCATTATTACTGATCCCTGGTCCAATCTTCAGAGTATGACCGTGACGATTCAGGGGTCAGGCGGTACAGGAACTCAAGTTAATCGCACTTATGCTACCACCATCTACCCACGCAACGTTATCCAGTCACAGTGA
- the cydB gene encoding cytochrome d ubiquinol oxidase subunit II, producing MNEAVLWFWLVTACFAVYFFLEGFDFGVDLLRPFLAKTEAERRALIQTIGPFWDGNEVWVILAAGAIFATFPAWYGALLTGMYPLFTLILLALIGRGVAFEFRAQVDNRAWRIFWDVTSFAGSLIPAFAWGLIMAALVQGLPIGEGGRYQGSVLSYITPFTLFGGLTTTLLFMLHGATFLLLRLHKQGDLHARARRAALFWGALATVAVLGFVYLGYVRDELFKNFGLGSWVLPGLAALTLAGIWLSLRQRRDGLSFAMSGLTIVLSVVTVFLGLFPNVLPSTLSPSFNLTISNASSQPYTLHLMTIVGAVFLPLIVGYQAWNYYVFRRRIAVEDRVTEAAH from the coding sequence ATGAATGAAGCGGTGCTGTGGTTCTGGCTCGTGACGGCGTGTTTCGCGGTGTACTTCTTTCTGGAGGGCTTCGATTTCGGCGTGGACCTGCTGCGCCCCTTTCTGGCAAAGACCGAGGCCGAGCGCCGCGCCCTGATTCAGACCATCGGCCCTTTCTGGGACGGCAACGAGGTCTGGGTCATCCTGGCGGCGGGCGCGATTTTCGCCACCTTCCCGGCGTGGTACGGCGCCCTCCTGACCGGCATGTACCCGCTGTTCACCCTGATTCTGCTGGCGCTCATCGGGCGCGGCGTGGCCTTCGAATTCCGGGCGCAGGTCGACAACCGCGCCTGGCGCATCTTCTGGGATGTGACCAGTTTTGCGGGCAGCCTGATTCCGGCCTTTGCCTGGGGGCTGATCATGGCCGCCCTGGTGCAGGGCCTGCCGATTGGCGAGGGCGGGCGCTATCAGGGCAGCGTCCTCAGTTACATCACCCCTTTCACGCTGTTTGGCGGCCTGACCACCACGCTGCTGTTCATGCTGCACGGCGCGACCTTTCTGCTGCTGCGGCTGCACAAGCAGGGCGACCTGCATGCGCGTGCCCGCCGTGCGGCCCTGTTCTGGGGCGCTCTGGCAACCGTCGCCGTGCTGGGTTTCGTGTATCTGGGCTACGTGCGCGACGAACTCTTCAAGAATTTCGGGCTGGGAAGCTGGGTGCTCCCAGGGCTGGCGGCACTCACGCTCGCGGGTATCTGGCTCTCGCTGCGCCAGCGGCGCGACGGCCTGAGTTTCGCCATGAGCGGTCTTACCATCGTGCTCTCGGTGGTGACGGTGTTTCTGGGCCTGTTCCCCAACGTGCTGCCCAGCACGCTCAGCCCGAGTTTCAACCTGACCATCAGCAATGCTTCCAGCCAGCCGTACACCCTGCACCTGATGACCATCGTGGGAGCCGTCTTCCTGCCGCTGATCGTGGGCTATCAGGCCTGGAACTATTACGTATTCCGGCGGCGCATCGCGGTCGAGGACAGGGTGACCGAGGCGGCGCACTAG
- a CDS encoding cytochrome ubiquinol oxidase subunit I, with product MDFDTLALSRFQFATTSIFHYFFVPFTVGFALFIALLQTLAFVRRSDELERLTRFFGHLFFINFVVGVVTGIVQEFQFGMNWQSFSNFVGNIFGVPLALEVLMAFFLESTFLGLWWFGKDRLPAWVNLSFIWLVAIGTAISAFWIIIANAWMQHPVGYVLRDGQAILTSFWAVMTNPKGLEWSAHILTGAVTVAAFFVIAVSGYHIRRKHETDLFKTSLRLGLVLAAVGSVGVVLSGHLQGQSAVRDQPMKYAAFSALWDTPKEGNMPESLIALPSTTQGKNLFSLEVPYLGSFLAFNNLYQKAQGLNELQAMMVKKYGPGNYIPPVWPVYWAFRVMVGIGGVMLLTALWGLWLWRRGRLETAHGYLTFLLIMPLAPHLANFSGFITTEIGRQPWVVQGLLLTRNAVSPLPLVYVVLSLIAFWVVYLLLIGLDVFLLTRTARAGMHPPDVQAASAPAPDYTLGSDPVRLEGNGYE from the coding sequence ATGGACTTTGACACTCTGGCCCTCTCCCGCTTTCAGTTCGCCACCACCAGCATCTTTCACTATTTTTTCGTCCCCTTCACGGTGGGGTTCGCTCTGTTTATCGCGCTGCTCCAGACGCTGGCCTTCGTTCGCAGAAGCGACGAACTGGAGCGTCTGACCCGCTTTTTCGGCCACCTGTTCTTCATCAATTTCGTGGTGGGCGTGGTCACGGGCATCGTGCAGGAATTTCAGTTCGGCATGAACTGGCAGAGCTTTTCCAACTTTGTGGGAAATATTTTCGGCGTGCCACTGGCGCTGGAAGTATTGATGGCCTTCTTTCTGGAGAGCACCTTCCTGGGCCTGTGGTGGTTCGGAAAAGACCGCCTGCCCGCGTGGGTGAATCTGAGTTTTATCTGGCTCGTGGCGATTGGCACGGCTATCAGCGCCTTCTGGATCATCATTGCCAACGCCTGGATGCAGCATCCGGTCGGCTACGTCCTGCGCGACGGTCAGGCAATCCTGACGAGTTTCTGGGCGGTCATGACCAATCCCAAAGGGCTGGAATGGTCGGCGCATATCCTGACCGGGGCGGTGACGGTGGCGGCCTTCTTCGTGATCGCCGTCAGCGGCTACCACATCCGCCGGAAGCATGAAACCGACCTCTTCAAGACGTCGCTGCGCCTGGGACTGGTGCTGGCGGCGGTGGGCAGCGTGGGCGTCGTGCTCTCGGGCCATCTCCAGGGACAGAGCGCCGTGCGCGATCAGCCGATGAAGTACGCGGCCTTCAGTGCGCTGTGGGACACGCCCAAAGAGGGCAACATGCCTGAAAGCCTGATCGCGTTGCCGAGTACGACCCAGGGCAAAAATCTGTTTTCGCTGGAAGTGCCGTACCTGGGGTCGTTTCTGGCCTTCAACAACCTGTATCAGAAGGCGCAGGGCCTGAACGAGTTGCAGGCGATGATGGTCAAAAAATATGGTCCCGGCAACTACATTCCCCCGGTCTGGCCGGTGTACTGGGCCTTTCGCGTCATGGTGGGCATCGGGGGCGTGATGCTGCTGACGGCGCTGTGGGGGCTGTGGCTGTGGCGGCGCGGGCGGCTGGAAACGGCCCACGGCTACCTGACCTTCCTGCTGATCATGCCGCTGGCACCACATCTCGCCAACTTCTCGGGCTTCATCACCACCGAGATCGGGCGGCAGCCCTGGGTGGTGCAGGGCCTGCTGCTCACGCGCAACGCGGTCAGTCCGTTGCCGCTGGTGTACGTGGTGCTCAGCCTGATCGCCTTCTGGGTGGTGTATCTGCTGCTGATCGGCCTCGACGTGTTTCTGCTGACGCGCACCGCCCGCGCCGGAATGCATCCACCGGACGTGCAGGCTGCCAGTGCCCCCGCCCCCGACTACACCCTGGGGTCTGACCCGGTGCGGCTGGAAGGAAACGGCTATGAATGA
- a CDS encoding ABC transporter ATP-binding protein translates to MQLFASRPQPASLSLCIPAGTTVALIGESGAGKTTLLRLLARDQDPAAGEITAGGSSLRAFDPALWRQRLSVLDQDATLIDGTLAANLRLAAPAAPDAELRERLDELGLSHLPLSAWVGEGGARLSGGERQRVALARALLRASDVLLLDEPTAHLDADTERLAVQAIRRRRAGRTLILATHRPAPLALAQQLYRLQAGTLTPLEIPHGL, encoded by the coding sequence GTGCAACTGTTCGCCAGTCGCCCTCAGCCTGCCAGCCTGAGTCTGTGCATTCCCGCCGGAACCACCGTCGCTCTGATCGGAGAGAGCGGAGCAGGCAAAACGACGCTGCTGCGCCTGCTGGCCCGCGACCAGGACCCGGCAGCGGGCGAAATCACGGCGGGCGGCAGTTCGCTCAGAGCCTTCGACCCGGCGCTCTGGCGACAGCGGCTCAGTGTTCTCGATCAGGATGCCACGCTCATCGATGGCACGCTGGCTGCAAATCTGCGACTGGCAGCTCCTGCCGCCCCGGACGCCGAACTGAGAGAGCGGCTGGACGAACTGGGTCTCTCTCACCTGCCGCTGAGCGCCTGGGTCGGAGAGGGCGGAGCGCGGTTGAGCGGGGGTGAGCGGCAACGGGTGGCGCTGGCCCGCGCCCTGCTCAGAGCCTCCGATGTGCTGCTGCTCGACGAACCCACGGCCCACCTCGACGCCGATACCGAGCGGCTGGCGGTGCAGGCGATACGGCGCAGGCGGGCAGGCCGCACGCTGATTCTCGCCACTCACCGCCCCGCGCCGCTGGCCCTGGCACAGCAGCTCTACCGACTACAGGCCGGAACCCTGACCCCTCTGGAGATCCCGCATGGACTTTGA